The Verrucomicrobiota bacterium genomic interval ACCGCGCCGGCGAGCAATCGCGGTGGGACGCCGGCGCTGCAACGCAGTTCGCTAGGCAAGCGCCTTCGGGTAGAAGAGATCCTCGAAGCTGCGAAGCGCGAAGTTGTCCGTCATCGAGGCGACAAAGTCGATCACGATCCGCTCGTCGGGATCACCGGCCGAGTAGCCGATCGTCTCGATGTGATCGCACAACCGGCGCACGACGTCAAAGCCCCGCTCGTGCGGCGTGATCGTCCGGCACCGCCCGCTCCGGCCAACGAAGCCCATGAACCAGCCCCAGAGCTGATCGAGGATGTAGCACGCCTGGTCCTTACGCGCCTCGACCTCCGGATGAAGATAGATGTGGCGGTAGTTGAACTCGATGAGCGCCGTCAGCGCCTCGAAAACCCGGTCGCTCAAAGCGATCGCGTTGCCCCCGCGGCTCTGTTGCACAATGTCCTCAACGAGCGAACTGATGATCTCGCCGTTCGTGCTCCCAAGCACCTCGCGTGACAGGGCCGGCACCGCATCGAGCGTGATAAGCCCAACGGTGATCGCGTCCTCCATGTCGCGCCCGCAGTAGGCCACCCGGTCCACCATGCGCACGACGCATCCCTCGAGTGTCGACGGCATTGGCCCAAGCCTGCGGATCGATTCGAGCGGATAGTCCTTCGCCTCGGGTTGGACAACCTGGTCGAACCGCTCGCCGCAGTGGCACACAATGCCGTCCCGCACCTCCCAGCTCAGATTGAGCCCTTTGCCGGAGCCGCCGAGCCGATCCACAACGCGCAGCGCGTGGAGCTCGTGGACGAACCCGCCGATCGCTCCGGCGAGCGCGTTGAGCTTCTTCTCGCCCGAGTGCCCGAACGGGCCGTGGCCCAGGTCGTGGCCAAGCGCGATCGCTTCGGTCAGGTCGGGGTTGAGGCTAAGGCAGCGCGCTACGACGCCCGCGATCGAGGCGACGTGGAGCACATGCTCCATGCGCGTGCAGACGTGGTCGTTCTCGGGCGAAAGGAACACCTGCGTCTTGTTCTTGAGCCGCCGGAACTCGCGCGAGTGCAGGATGCGCGTCGCGTCGCGCAGAAACGGCGTGCGCGTCGAGTCCTGCTCGATGGGGCGCACCCGGCCACGCGAGTCGGCCGATCGCGTCGCGTACGGCCCGAGGTGTTCCTCGAGGATCTCGTTCAGTGTCCTCTGCTCGTTCGATCGCTGCTTATCCATAGCACCGCGAGTCTCACAGAACGATGCCCCCGTGTCAATCGCTGCGGCGATGCACCCCGGGACGCCCGCCCAATTCGGCGATGACGCAACGTCCGCAGATAACGTGGAACCTTCTTTGACGTCCGCAGGTCAAACTCGACTGTACACCGTAGTGCGCGAGAGGCTGGAACCCCACAGCGATGGCAATGCCCACACTGAAGAGAACGTGTGTGCCGCTGTGTGCCCACACGCGGTCGCCCAGCCAATCCCGTCATTCGAAACAGAAACCGCCAGAGGAAAGGAGTCAGTCAATGAACGCAAGACCCGCCATGGCGCTCCTCGCGGCCGTCGCCTGCCTGATCGGCGCCGGCCTCGCGGAGGCGCGCATCAAACTCGTGGCGCTGCCCGAACGCGCGGCTACGATCGTCCGGCTCGACAATGCCCGCGCCACGCTCGTCGAGGAAGAGCGCGTCCTCACGCTCCACAAAGGCCTGAACAAGGTCGATTTCTCCTGGAACGGCGTGAGCATCGATGTCGACTCCATCCGCCTGCGCGTGCTCGGCCATCCCAACGACGTCACACTGCTCAACGTGAGCTACCCGCCCAACGAGGCCGCGCTCGTCTGGGAGATCCACTGCAAGGACGCGGTCGAGGAGCGGGTGCGGATCAGCTACCTGCTGAGCAGCATCGACCGGCTCATCGCCTACAAGGGCGTGGCCGACAAGGACGAAAGGAACCTCGCGCTGCGCAGCTTCATCATCCTGCGCAACTTCTCCGGC includes:
- a CDS encoding HD domain-containing protein, with the protein product MDKQRSNEQRTLNEILEEHLGPYATRSADSRGRVRPIEQDSTRTPFLRDATRILHSREFRRLKNKTQVFLSPENDHVCTRMEHVLHVASIAGVVARCLSLNPDLTEAIALGHDLGHGPFGHSGEKKLNALAGAIGGFVHELHALRVVDRLGGSGKGLNLSWEVRDGIVCHCGERFDQVVQPEAKDYPLESIRRLGPMPSTLEGCVVRMVDRVAYCGRDMEDAITVGLITLDAVPALSREVLGSTNGEIISSLVEDIVQQSRGGNAIALSDRVFEALTALIEFNYRHIYLHPEVEARKDQACYILDQLWGWFMGFVGRSGRCRTITPHERGFDVVRRLCDHIETIGYSAGDPDERIVIDFVASMTDNFALRSFEDLFYPKALA